From a single Streptomyces misionensis genomic region:
- a CDS encoding transcriptional regulator, giving the protein MTTQISASPLPPPKERRRLRRSRTMTHAQLAARLGVARATVRAWESGRRDPTGAEGRAYAELLASFARPTDAPDAPGKTSPGAPDGDPAPGPEPLTPAQAFDALYAFCAPALVRQTYLLCGRRELAREAVEHAFQQAWQRWPEVARDRDPAGWVRAVAYDCALSPWHRFRPRHRHPEPPPADPADRELLHALLRLPPSYRRTLVLYDGVGLDLPETAAETEASTPAAANRLTHAREAVAAHVPELADTALLHRRLTELASRERLRASRPPTVRTVGERRNVFWTRAAIAFTVTIIGATTLTLRTAPTHYEPPIAPARAVQGVPRPAPMGPLSRTEQLLRDKLRQDSAAGPDRVEPTPR; this is encoded by the coding sequence GTGACCACGCAGATCTCCGCCAGCCCGCTGCCACCGCCCAAGGAACGCCGACGCCTGCGCCGGTCCCGCACCATGACGCACGCTCAGCTCGCCGCACGCCTCGGCGTGGCCCGTGCCACGGTGCGCGCGTGGGAGTCCGGCCGCCGGGACCCGACCGGCGCCGAGGGGCGGGCGTACGCCGAACTCCTCGCCTCGTTCGCCCGGCCGACGGACGCCCCGGACGCCCCCGGGAAGACGAGTCCCGGCGCACCGGACGGGGACCCGGCCCCCGGCCCCGAACCGCTGACGCCCGCTCAGGCCTTCGACGCGCTCTACGCCTTCTGCGCCCCGGCCCTCGTACGGCAGACCTATCTGCTCTGCGGGCGCCGCGAACTGGCCCGCGAGGCGGTGGAGCACGCCTTCCAGCAGGCGTGGCAGCGCTGGCCCGAGGTGGCGCGGGACCGGGATCCGGCCGGCTGGGTGCGGGCGGTGGCGTACGACTGCGCGCTCTCGCCCTGGCACCGGTTCCGGCCGCGCCACCGGCACCCCGAGCCGCCGCCCGCCGATCCGGCCGACCGGGAGCTGCTGCACGCGCTGCTGAGACTGCCGCCGTCCTACCGGCGCACGCTGGTGCTGTACGACGGTGTGGGCCTCGACCTGCCGGAGACGGCGGCGGAGACGGAGGCCAGCACCCCGGCGGCGGCGAACCGGCTGACCCATGCGCGGGAGGCCGTGGCCGCGCACGTCCCCGAACTGGCCGACACGGCTCTGCTGCACCGCCGGCTCACCGAACTCGCCTCCCGGGAGCGGCTGCGCGCCTCCCGTCCCCCGACGGTGCGCACGGTCGGCGAACGCCGCAACGTCTTCTGGACCCGCGCGGCCATCGCCTTCACCGTGACGATCATCGGCGCGACGACGCTCACGCTGCGGACCGCCCCGACCCACTACGAGCCCCCCATCGCCCCCGCCCGGGCCGTCCAGGGCGTTCCCCGGCCGGCCCCGATGGGCCCGTTGTCCCGCACCGAGCAGCTGCTGCGCGACAAGCTCCGCCAGGACTCGGCCGCGGGACCGGACCGGGTCGAGCCGACACCCCGGTGA
- a CDS encoding DUF6350 family protein encodes MTDRRPSLTPLSTRLRDRPPGLSASLLNGVVAAGLGLGTLTVLVLGLWISSPYPDSGPGGALHIAAALWLLAHGVELVRTGTVSGAQLPVGVTPLLLLALPAWLLYRAGRYATDASADPDGPPPVPVRTAWLGVVVGYLGVGTAATVYCSGGELRPSWGGVTVWLPLVAVAGAGAGVWSAHGYPPQPLLRALKVLPGPVRRAVSGTDARARLGTAARAAAAATAVLTGGGALLVAASMVWHGAAARASFLELTDGWTGRFAVLLLGMALIPNASVWAASYALGPGFVLGAGHPVHPFASDPAPLLPPFPLLAAVPDAGPGTRLNWAAGLLPAVAAMVAGWFVARAAVRGPRRWRTGRTAGVALLTAVVCALLLTLLAALAGGPMGVAALSRFGPPWWLTGPAAGAWTALFGLPTALVVRAWRLWRGRAGTAPAGATPKPPAGAPEARPKSRSGGGTGPRARREDTPLAPQKPVRDPTLAVEEGYDILPAEPFVPGLRDDLDRALRQAATPGPAENTADETPPRDDRQDETPREDENPQVGAGEDAGTPEGAGTLRETGNPREAGTGEDAGTPQRDETP; translated from the coding sequence ATGACCGATCGCCGACCGTCGCTCACTCCGCTGTCCACCCGGCTGCGCGACCGTCCGCCCGGCCTGTCCGCCAGCCTGCTGAACGGCGTGGTCGCGGCCGGGCTCGGCCTCGGCACGCTCACCGTGCTCGTGCTGGGCCTGTGGATCAGCTCGCCCTACCCCGACAGCGGTCCGGGCGGCGCGCTGCACATCGCCGCCGCGCTCTGGCTGCTCGCGCACGGCGTCGAACTGGTCCGCACCGGCACCGTCTCGGGCGCCCAACTCCCCGTCGGCGTCACCCCGTTGCTCCTCCTCGCACTGCCGGCGTGGCTGCTGTACCGGGCCGGGCGGTACGCCACGGACGCCTCCGCCGACCCCGACGGGCCACCGCCCGTGCCGGTGCGCACGGCATGGCTGGGCGTGGTCGTCGGCTACCTCGGCGTCGGCACCGCCGCCACCGTCTACTGCTCCGGCGGCGAACTGCGCCCCTCCTGGGGCGGGGTGACGGTGTGGCTGCCGCTGGTCGCGGTGGCCGGGGCCGGAGCCGGGGTCTGGTCGGCGCACGGATACCCGCCCCAGCCGTTGCTGCGGGCGCTCAAGGTGCTGCCGGGGCCCGTGCGGCGGGCGGTGTCCGGCACGGACGCGCGGGCCCGGCTGGGCACGGCCGCGCGGGCCGCGGCGGCGGCGACGGCCGTGCTGACCGGGGGCGGGGCGCTGCTCGTGGCCGCCTCGATGGTGTGGCACGGAGCCGCGGCGCGGGCCTCGTTCCTGGAGCTGACGGACGGCTGGACGGGACGGTTCGCGGTGCTGCTGCTCGGCATGGCGCTGATCCCCAACGCCTCCGTGTGGGCCGCGTCCTACGCCCTCGGCCCCGGGTTCGTCCTCGGCGCCGGGCACCCGGTGCATCCGTTCGCCTCCGACCCGGCCCCGCTGCTGCCGCCGTTCCCGCTGCTCGCGGCGGTGCCGGACGCCGGCCCCGGGACACGGCTGAACTGGGCGGCCGGGCTGCTGCCGGCGGTGGCCGCGATGGTGGCGGGGTGGTTCGTGGCCCGGGCGGCGGTACGCGGGCCGCGCCGCTGGCGGACGGGACGCACCGCCGGGGTGGCGCTGCTGACGGCGGTGGTCTGCGCGCTGCTGCTGACCCTGCTCGCCGCGCTGGCGGGCGGCCCGATGGGCGTCGCCGCGCTGTCCCGGTTCGGCCCGCCGTGGTGGCTGACCGGACCCGCGGCCGGCGCGTGGACCGCGCTGTTCGGGCTGCCGACGGCGCTGGTCGTCCGGGCATGGCGGCTGTGGCGGGGGCGGGCGGGAACCGCCCCGGCCGGGGCGACGCCGAAGCCCCCGGCCGGCGCCCCGGAGGCGAGGCCGAAGAGCCGGAGCGGGGGCGGGACCGGCCCGCGGGCCCGGCGCGAGGACACCCCTCTCGCCCCGCAGAAGCCGGTCCGGGACCCGACCCTCGCCGTGGAGGAGGGGTACGACATCCTGCCCGCCGAACCCTTCGTCCCGGGGCTGCGCGACGACCTGGACCGCGCCCTGCGCCAGGCGGCCACGCCCGGACCGGCCGAGAACACGGCGGACGAGACTCCCCCGAGGGACGACCGACAGGACGAGACTCCCCGGGAGGACGAGAACCCCCAGGTCGGAGCCGGCGAAGACGCCGGAACCCCCGAAGGGGCCGGAACGCTCCGAGAGACCGGAAATCCCCGAGAGGCCGGAACCGGCGAAGACGCCGGAACCCCCCAGCGGGACGAGACCCCTTGA